The Buchnera aphidicola (Brachycaudus cardui) genomic sequence GTACATTCTCCAAAACAAATTGGTAACATTCCTGTTGCTAAGGGATCTAAAGTACCAATATATCCTGCTTTCTTTGCATTAAAAATACATTTTACTTTCTGCAAAGCATGATTAGAAGATATTCCTAAAGGTTTATCTAATAATAACAATCCATGAATATTGCGTTTTTTTTGAAGAAACATCTATTCATCCTTATTTTTTATTCATGATATAATTTAGTTTCATTATTTTTATCTAAATTATTTAATATCGTCGAAATATAATTACCTTTTAATAAAGAATTATCATGATAAAAAATAATATTTGGCATAATGCGTAATCTTATTTTATTACATAGTAATTTTCGAATATAACCTGAAGCCTGATTTAAAATCATTAAATATTTTTTTATTTTTAATGAATCTTGACTACTTAAAAAACTAATGAAAACTTGAGCATGAGATAAATCTTTAGACACTTGTACTGCAGAAACTGTAATAATCCCTTTAATACGAGGATCTTGTAATGAATACTGTATAATAATAGCTATTTTTTTTTGTAATTCTTGTGCAATACGAAC encodes the following:
- the rbfA gene encoding 30S ribosome-binding factor RbfA — encoded protein: MEKSFNRSVRIAQELQKKIAIIIQYSLQDPRIKGIITVSAVQVSKDLSHAQVFISFLSSQDSLKIKKYLMILNQASGYIRKLLCNKIRLRIMPNIIFYHDNSLLKGNYISTILNNLDKNNETKLYHE